A genomic window from Vitis riparia cultivar Riparia Gloire de Montpellier isolate 1030 chromosome 18, EGFV_Vit.rip_1.0, whole genome shotgun sequence includes:
- the LOC117906611 gene encoding probable calcium-binding protein CML44: MSSSSLSSNDLHRIFHKLDRNGDGLVSLGELNWLLERVGVQYSLDELESLVGNTTLDFNEFLVFYESISTEKTGESEVEEEEVKEEEEEEDVGDLAKAFRVFDLNGDGFITCDELQSVLSRLGMWEENGGGDCRSMIKVYDTNSDGVLDFEEFKNMMLLSTI; the protein is encoded by the coding sequence ATGTCTTCGTCTTCCCTGAGCTCCAATGACCTGCACAGGATTTTCCACAAGCTTGACCGAAATGGTGATGGCCTGGTGAGCCTTGGGGAGCTCAACTGGCTGCTTGAGAGAGTTGGTGTGCAGTACAGCCTGGATGAGCTGGAGAGTCTCGTGGGGAACACCACCCTCGATTTTAATGAGTTCTTGGTGTTCTATGAATCCATTTCGACCGAGAAAACGGGAGAGAGCGAGGTGGAGGAAGAGGAGgtgaaggaggaggaggaggaggaggacgTGGGTGACCTAGCGAAGGCTTTCAGGGTGTTTGACTTGAACGGAGATGGGTTCATCACATGTGATGAGCTTCAGAGCGTGCTGTCCAGACTGGGAATGTGGGAGGAGAATGGTGGAGGTGATTGCAGGAGCATGATCAAGGTGTATGACACCAACTCTGATGGGGTTCTTGATTTTGAGGAGTTCAAGAACATGATGCTCCTCAGTACCATCTGA
- the LOC117906610 gene encoding UDP-sugar pyrophosphorylase — translation MASVVGSTTEKLSKLDINGESIFSVPNLHKNLSILSPDQIKLARMLVEAGQSHLFQSWAEPGVEDEEKRGFFEQVARLNASYPGGLTSYIKTARELLADSKAGKNPFDGFTPSVPTGEVLTYGDDNFVNFEELGIREARNAVFVLVAGGLGERLGYNGIKLALPSETTMGTCFLQNYIESILALQDASCRLVQGGCQNQIPLVIMTSDDTHARTIELLESNAYFGMEPSQVKLLKQEKVACLDDNDARLAVDPKSKYRIQTKPHGHGDVHSLLYSSGLLNIWYDAGLRWVLFFQDTNGLLFKAIPAALGVSSSKLYDVNSLAVPRKAKEAIGGITKLTHADGRTMVINVEYNQLDPLLRATGHPDGDINCETGYSPFPGNINQLILKLGPYIKELTKTGGAIKEFVNPKYKDSSKTSFKSSTRLECMMQDYPKTLPPSARVGFTVMDTWLAYAPVKNNPEDAAKVPKGNPYHSATSGEMAIYRANSLILRKAGGVQIDDPVQEVFNGQEVEVWPRITWKPIWGLTFSEIKRKISGSCSISQRSTLVIKGCNIFLEDLSLDGTLVVNSVEDAEVKVGGVVQNKGWILEKVDYKDTTVPEEVRTRGFRINKVEQLEKN, via the exons ATGGCGTCCGTGGTCGGATCGACCACAGAGAAGTTGTCGAAGCTCGACATAAATGGAGAATCGATTTTTTCTGTTCCAAATTTGCACAAGAATCTCTCCATTCTCTCCCCTGACCAG ATTAAGCTTGCGAGGATGTTGGTGGAGGCCGGGCAGAGTCATTTGTTTCAAAGCTGGGCGGAGCCCGGTGTTGAGGATGAAGAAAAGAGAGGTTTCTTTGAAcag GTGGCTCGACTTAATGCTAGCTATCCAGGAGGTTTGACATCATATATTAAAACAGCAAGAGAACTCTTAGCAGATTCAAAGGCCGGAAAGAACCCATTTGATGGCTTTACACCTTCT GTCCCAACAGGAGAGGTTCTAACTTATGGTGATGATAACTTCGTCAATTTTGAGGAACTAGGCATCAGAGAAGCACGGAATGCTGTATTTGTTCTGGTTGCAGGTGGCCTTGGGGAGCGTCTTGGATATAATGGAATTAAG TTAGCTCTTCCATCAGAGACCACTATGGGGACATGTTTCTTACAAAATTATATCGAGTCTATTCTAGCTCTTCAAGATGCTAGCTGTCGGCTGGTACAAG GTGGATGTCAAAATCAGATTCCACTGGTTATAATGACGTCAGATGACACACATGCACGCACAATAGAACTGTTAGAATCAAATGCTTATTTTGGAATGGAACCTAGTCAAGTAAAGCTTCTAAAGCAG GAAAAAGTTGCATGCTTAGACGATAATGATGCCAGGCTTGCAGTGGACCCAAAAAGCAAATACAGAATTCAG ACAAAACCTCATGGCCATGGTGATGTGCATTCACTTCTTTATTCCAGTGGTCTTCTCAATATATG GTATGATGCTGGTTTGAGATGGGTTCTGTTTTTCCAAGATACAAATGGACTTCTGTTCAAG GCAATTCCAGCTGCTTTGGGTGTGAGCTCCTCCAAACTATATGATGTTAATTCTCTTGCTGTTCCACGCAAAGCAAAAGAAGCTATTGGAGGAATTACCAAGCTTACTCATGCTGATG GGAGGACAATGGTGATCAATGTGGAATACAATCAGCTCGATCCTCTACTAAGAGCAACTGGACATCCTGACGGTGACATCAATTGTGAGACAGGATACTCTCCTTTCCCTGGAAATATAAACCAA TTGATTTTGAAGCTTGGTCCTTATATCAAGGAACTCACTAAAACAGGAGGAGCCATAAAGGAGTTTGTTAACCCGAA ATACAAAGATTCGAGTAAAACTTCATTTAAGTCCTCAACTCGATTAGAGTGTATGATGCAAGACTATCCAAAAACGTTGCCTCCATCAGCAAGGGTTGGATTTACA GTGATGGATACATGGCTTGCTTATGCACCTGTGAAAAACAACCCTGAGGATGCTGCTAAG GTACCAAAGGGAAATCCATATCATAGTGCAACTTCTGGGGAAATGGCCATATATCGGGCAAACAGCCTCATCCTCAGAAAG GCTGGTGGTGTTCAAATAGATGATCCAGTACAGGAGGTCTTCAATGGACAAGAGGTGGAAGTGTGGCCACGAATCACATGGAAGCCAATATGGGGACTGACATTTTCagagattaaaagaaaaatcagtgGAAGCTGCTCTATTTCTCAGAGGTCTACCTTGGTTATTAAGGGCTGTAACATCTTTCTTGAGGATCTCTCCTTGGATGGAACTCTTGTTGTCAACTCTGTTGAAGATGCTGAG GTCAAAGTGGGAGGCGTGGTGCAAAACAAGGGTTGGATTCTGGAAAAAGTTGACTATAAAGATACTACAGTGCCTGAGGAGGTAAGGACCAGGGGGTTCAGAATCAACAAAGTAGAGCAGCTGGAAAAGAATTAG
- the LOC117907522 gene encoding uncharacterized protein LOC117907522 yields the protein MSIPRGKEKNLKISSRVSEAKTEPSSVENKNDLVEDPDNARDMRLERRLKRRCVANQSLKINSCTRGTKRTPQDAPTKVILLDDDYRIKKTPQAVAIKDILLDDDYKVYLDTLGNNRCNPSVGDDDFDPQYKMFWENVREDATSFVLEVAVDEDIHILLKYEEDDRLGDEGKPGSPDNLRTVTKRENIENPEISKDVPARKRKTLIDNKLRPDLSKKASSRVLSSSEPKCKHETEPCDTGIDESYKTFLECIKEDGNYLVFVNKYGKRVKYEEDEESESESEILAADSNPCITPKLFDSSRIKNRNRTGHSQFRDNLMVILKKPYDQLEYEELLQEIIRRKPLERHRDLRGRIKSYSVEICSKSYLDHHTDLKRKIDAVQGDRCKILNLLRGFFYWLKNLSHEGAFQPWSDASCLKMMLQL from the exons ATGAGTATTCCGaggggaaaagagaaaaatttaaAGATCAGTTCTAGGGTTTCTGAAGCTAAGACGGAACCTTCTTCTGTTGAGAACAAGAATGATTTGGTTGAAGATCCTGACAATGCGCGTGATATGAGGTTGGAGAGGCGGTTGAAGAGAAGATGTGTTGCAAATCAGAGTTTAAAGATCAATTCTTGTACTAGAGGCACAAAGAGAACACCGCAAGATGCTCCAACGAAAGTCATCCTGTTGGATGATGATTACAGGATAAAGAAAACCCCACAAGCCGTTGCAATAAAAGATATACTGTTGGATGACGACTACAAAGTGTACTTAGATACATTAGGTAACAATCGTTGCAATCCCTCAGTGGGAGACGATGATTTCGATCCTCAATATAAGATGTTCtgggaaaatgtgagggaagaTGCTACTTCTTTCGTGCTTGAAGTTGCTGTAGACGAAGACATACATATACTTTTGAAGTATGAAGAGGATGATAGGTTGGGTGATGAGGGCAAGCCTGGAAGTCCAGACAATTTGAGAACTGtgacaaaaagagaaaatatagaaaacccAGAAATTTCAAAAGATGTTCCAGCCAGAAAAAGGAAGACTTTGATTGACAACAAGTTGAGGCCAGATTTGAGTAAGAAAGCTAGTTCAAGGGTTCTTTCGTCATCTGAGCCCAAATGCAAGCATGAAACAGAACCTTGTGATACTGGAATAGATGAAAGCTACAAGACATTTCTGGAATGCATCAAAGAAGATGGCAACTATTtggtttttgtaaataaatatggCAAGCGGGTGAAATATGAAGAAGACGAGGAAAGTGAATCCGAGTCAGAGATATTAGCAGCAGACAGTAATCCATGCATTACACCAAAACTATTTGATTCTTCT CGTATTAAAAATCGTAATAGAACAGGCCATTCACAGTTTAGGGATAACCTTATGGTTATTCTTAAAAAACCTTATGACCAGTTGGAGTATGAAGAACTTTTGCAAGAAATAATTCGGAGGAAACCATTGGAACGCCATAGAGACTTGCGTGGACGGATAAAATCATACTCAGTGGAGATTTGCAGCAAATCATATCTTGATCACCACACTG ATCTTAAAAGAAAGATTGATGCAGTTCAAGGTGATCGCTGTAAAATTCTGAATCTCTTGCGTGGATTCTTTTATTGGTTAAAA